A genomic window from Streptomyces sp. NBC_00234 includes:
- a CDS encoding 3-hydroxyacyl-CoA dehydrogenase family protein, with amino-acid sequence MARKLAVIGAGLMGSGIAQVSAQAGWDVVLRDVTDAALARGLDGIKGSYDRFVSKGKLDAADAEAALARITTSTDLDAVADADVVVEAVFEKLEVKHEIFRALDKIVREDAVLASNTSAIPITKIAAVTERPERVVGVHFFSPVPMMQLCELVRGYKTSDEALATAREFAESVGKTCIVVNRDVAGFVTTRLISALVVEAAKLYESGVASAEDIDIACKLGFGHAMGPLATADLTGVDILLHATGNIYTESQDEKFAAPELMRRMVDAGDIGRKSGQGFYTY; translated from the coding sequence GTGGCCAGGAAGCTCGCCGTCATCGGGGCCGGACTCATGGGGTCCGGCATCGCGCAGGTCTCTGCCCAGGCGGGCTGGGACGTCGTCCTGCGCGACGTCACCGACGCGGCTCTGGCCCGCGGTCTCGACGGCATCAAGGGGTCGTACGACCGGTTCGTCTCCAAGGGCAAGCTGGACGCGGCCGACGCCGAGGCCGCGCTCGCCCGCATCACGACGAGCACCGACCTCGACGCGGTCGCCGACGCGGACGTCGTCGTAGAGGCCGTCTTCGAGAAGCTCGAGGTCAAGCACGAGATCTTCCGCGCGCTCGACAAGATCGTGCGCGAGGACGCCGTGCTCGCCTCCAACACCTCCGCCATCCCGATCACCAAGATCGCCGCCGTGACGGAGCGGCCGGAGCGGGTCGTCGGCGTGCACTTCTTCTCGCCGGTCCCGATGATGCAGCTCTGCGAGCTCGTCCGCGGTTACAAGACGAGCGACGAAGCGCTCGCCACCGCGCGGGAGTTCGCCGAGTCGGTCGGCAAGACCTGCATCGTCGTCAACCGTGACGTCGCGGGCTTCGTCACCACGCGGCTCATCTCGGCGCTGGTCGTCGAGGCCGCCAAGCTCTACGAGTCGGGCGTCGCCTCGGCCGAGGACATCGACATCGCCTGCAAGCTGGGCTTCGGGCACGCCATGGGCCCTCTCGCCACGGCCGACCTGACCGGCGTCGACATCCTGCTGCACGCCACCGGCAACATCTACACCGAGTCGCAGGACGAGAAGTTCGCGGCTCCGGAGCTGATGCGCCGGATGGTCGATGCAGGTGACATCGGCCGCAAGAGCGGGCAGGGCTTCTACACGTACTGA
- a CDS encoding STAS domain-containing protein has protein sequence MHIRGDHAELVVGGRLDVRSAADARTVLHSAVDDGVGDLVLDLTELDSWDATGLGVIMGAHRRAGRAGRRLVLRGVPPQMQRLLVATRLHRILAIEGGIAAESLPRV, from the coding sequence ATGCACATCAGGGGCGACCACGCCGAGCTGGTCGTCGGGGGCCGCCTCGACGTCCGAAGCGCGGCGGACGCCCGTACGGTCCTCCACTCGGCCGTCGACGACGGCGTCGGCGATCTCGTGCTGGACCTGACCGAGCTGGATTCATGGGATGCCACCGGACTCGGCGTCATCATGGGTGCCCACCGACGGGCGGGCAGGGCCGGACGACGCCTCGTGCTCCGTGGCGTACCGCCCCAGATGCAGCGCCTGCTGGTCGCGACCAGGCTGCACCGCATCCTGGCCATCGAGGGCGGAATCGCCGCGGAATCGCTTCCGCGCGTCTGA
- a CDS encoding ATP-binding protein, translating into MDPINRGPEEYGQDHDGFAEDGVPRRQSREAMAPEFGLQTPQQARTVQLISGDLLLTVNPVDGSEVEPCPPGRQPEAPVRHTATERADRERAAAPSVPPGPPGPQLPLLERQEVRERLVRLLARGRSVRLTGPAGSGRTALLNAVAGDCADLAPDGVVRLSGHKRTTTDLQYGLFEAVYRAPLHRPGREELLGLIRGIGAVVVLDDLEFGGAALEELLEATPECAFLLAATPGVAAPGADAHLEEVALTGLGRSASIDLLEQVVERTLTEDEANWAGDLWFESEGLPLRFVQAGALLRHRDLQRDPEAFDAYGAGAPLAAEDAPEPPLPSLGEGAAPAVLLASRLSEAARETLRFAVALGGEVPHQAHLPALVGDTHADAALGELAGCGLLSPAGSRYRLAAGVVAQLEAGGYDEGAADRARTAAQHYAWWAGHPSVTSVRAVAESDAVLAALAHLVPGDRAGQASVAVLLARSASPAFAAGMQWGAWEKVLRIGQEGARIAGEVAEEAYFHHELGVLALCTGHLERARAELEASIGMRGALADKSGAVAGRRALALVADRSGEPVPGLRTLTGEELADARHDEPLSPPAGIPALPLFPRQTVPGETTALVSARPGTAASRGPAFLRGARRNLVGAGAGALLVAVLGTVVALGTTSDGEDPDSRNVTTEQSADVDDTESGFPADEPAAGASKSGTSEEGTPSPGPSGQATSSAGATPSAGTSDPGATSSADDPSESPSGRPTSGKPTTGTPTKPTTEPPTTPPTTPPTTPPTTPPTTPPTTPPTEEPPPSAPETTDSASGPTTGSSAPGPTTA; encoded by the coding sequence ATGGACCCGATCAACCGGGGACCCGAGGAATACGGCCAGGATCACGACGGCTTCGCGGAGGACGGCGTGCCGCGGCGGCAGTCCCGCGAGGCGATGGCACCCGAGTTCGGACTGCAGACGCCGCAACAGGCCCGCACGGTCCAGCTCATATCGGGCGACCTGCTCCTCACGGTCAACCCCGTCGACGGCAGCGAGGTCGAACCCTGTCCGCCGGGCCGGCAGCCCGAGGCGCCCGTGCGGCACACCGCCACCGAGCGCGCGGACCGCGAACGCGCCGCCGCCCCGTCCGTCCCGCCGGGCCCGCCCGGCCCGCAACTGCCGCTCCTGGAGCGCCAGGAGGTCCGCGAGCGGCTGGTACGGCTGCTGGCACGCGGGCGGTCGGTACGGCTCACCGGACCCGCCGGATCGGGCCGCACGGCCCTGCTGAACGCGGTCGCCGGCGACTGCGCGGACCTGGCGCCCGACGGAGTCGTACGGCTCAGTGGCCACAAGCGCACCACCACCGACCTTCAGTACGGGCTGTTCGAGGCCGTCTACCGCGCGCCGCTGCACCGTCCCGGCCGTGAGGAACTCCTCGGGCTGATCCGCGGCATCGGCGCCGTCGTCGTCCTCGACGACCTGGAGTTCGGCGGCGCCGCGCTCGAAGAACTGCTCGAAGCCACGCCCGAGTGCGCCTTCCTGCTCGCCGCGACGCCCGGCGTCGCCGCACCCGGCGCCGACGCGCACCTCGAAGAGGTCGCTCTCACCGGGCTCGGCCGCAGCGCCTCGATCGACCTGCTGGAGCAGGTCGTCGAACGCACGCTCACCGAGGACGAGGCGAACTGGGCAGGTGACCTCTGGTTCGAGTCGGAGGGGCTGCCCCTGCGCTTCGTCCAGGCGGGTGCCCTGCTGCGCCACCGCGACCTGCAGCGCGATCCCGAAGCCTTCGACGCGTACGGCGCCGGAGCACCCCTCGCCGCGGAGGACGCGCCGGAGCCGCCGCTGCCCAGCCTGGGGGAGGGCGCAGCCCCCGCGGTGCTGCTCGCCTCCCGGCTGAGCGAGGCCGCGCGCGAGACCCTGCGCTTCGCCGTCGCGCTCGGCGGTGAGGTGCCGCACCAGGCGCATCTGCCGGCGCTCGTGGGGGACACCCACGCCGACGCCGCCCTCGGCGAGCTCGCCGGGTGCGGTCTGCTCTCCCCGGCCGGTTCCCGCTACCGGCTGGCGGCGGGCGTCGTCGCCCAGCTGGAGGCCGGCGGGTACGACGAGGGCGCGGCCGACCGTGCCAGGACCGCCGCCCAGCACTACGCCTGGTGGGCGGGCCACCCCTCGGTCACGTCCGTGCGGGCGGTCGCCGAGTCCGACGCCGTCCTCGCGGCGCTGGCGCACCTGGTGCCGGGCGACCGGGCGGGACAGGCCAGCGTCGCCGTCCTGCTGGCGCGCAGCGCCTCCCCGGCCTTCGCGGCCGGAATGCAGTGGGGCGCCTGGGAGAAGGTGCTCAGAATCGGCCAGGAGGGCGCGAGGATCGCCGGCGAGGTGGCGGAGGAGGCGTACTTCCACCACGAGCTGGGAGTGCTCGCCCTCTGCACCGGCCACCTGGAGCGCGCCAGGGCCGAACTGGAGGCGTCCATCGGCATGCGCGGAGCGCTCGCCGACAAGTCGGGCGCGGTGGCCGGGCGCAGGGCACTCGCCCTGGTCGCGGACCGCTCCGGCGAACCGGTGCCGGGCCTCCGTACCCTCACGGGCGAGGAACTGGCGGACGCGCGGCACGACGAGCCGCTCTCGCCGCCCGCCGGGATACCGGCACTGCCGCTCTTCCCCCGGCAGACGGTGCCGGGGGAGACGACCGCCCTGGTCTCGGCCCGGCCGGGAACAGCGGCGAGCCGCGGGCCCGCGTTCCTCCGCGGCGCCCGGCGCAATCTGGTGGGGGCCGGTGCGGGAGCGCTGCTCGTCGCCGTGCTGGGCACCGTCGTGGCGCTCGGGACGACGTCGGACGGCGAGGATCCGGACAGCAGGAACGTGACGACCGAGCAGTCGGCCGACGTGGACGACACGGAGAGCGGGTTCCCGGCGGACGAGCCGGCGGCCGGTGCGTCCAAGAGCGGGACGTCCGAAGAGGGCACCCCGTCCCCCGGCCCGTCCGGTCAGGCCACCTCGTCCGCCGGTGCCACCCCGTCCGCGGGTACGTCCGACCCGGGCGCCACGTCGTCCGCGGACGACCCCAGTGAGAGCCCCTCGGGGCGGCCGACGAGCGGGAAGCCGACCACGGGGACTCCCACGAAGCCCACGACCGAGCCGCCGACGACTCCGCCCACCACGCCGCCGACGACTCCTCCGACGACTCCGCCGACCACGCCGCCCACCACCCCGCCCACGGAGGAACCGCCGCCGTCCGCTCCCGAGACCACGGACTCGGCGAGTGGACCGACGACTGGCAGCAGCGCTCCCGGGCCTACGACGGCCTGA
- the nucS gene encoding endonuclease NucS: MRLVIARCSVDYAGRLTAHLPSAPRLILVKADGSVSIHADDRAYKPLNWMSPPCSLKEGADGDEGIWTVVNKAGEKLIITMEEILHDSSHELGVDPGLIKDGVEAHLQELLADRIEILGEGHTLIRREYPTAIGPVDILCRDADGGTVAVELKRRGDIDGVEQLTRYLELLNRDPHLAPVKGVFAAQEIKPQARVLATDRGIGCVVLDYDAMRGIEDDKLRLF, from the coding sequence ATGCGTCTCGTCATCGCCCGTTGCTCCGTCGACTACGCGGGCCGGCTCACCGCCCACCTGCCCTCGGCCCCCCGTCTGATCCTGGTGAAGGCGGACGGCAGTGTGTCGATCCATGCCGACGACCGGGCGTACAAACCGCTCAACTGGATGTCCCCGCCCTGCTCCCTCAAGGAGGGAGCCGACGGCGACGAGGGCATCTGGACCGTGGTGAACAAAGCGGGCGAGAAACTGATCATCACGATGGAGGAAATCCTCCACGACTCCTCGCACGAGCTGGGCGTCGACCCGGGCCTCATCAAGGACGGCGTCGAAGCGCACCTCCAGGAGCTCCTCGCCGACCGGATCGAGATCCTCGGTGAGGGCCACACCCTGATCCGCCGCGAGTACCCCACCGCCATCGGCCCCGTGGACATCCTGTGCCGCGACGCGGACGGCGGGACGGTGGCCGTGGAGCTCAAGCGCCGCGGCGACATCGACGGCGTGGAGCAGCTGACCCGCTACCTGGAGCTGCTGAACCGCGATCCCCATCTCGCCCCCGTGAAGGGCGTCTTCGCGGCCCAGGAGATCAAGCCGCAGGCCCGCGTCCTGGCGACGGACCGCGGTATCGGCTGCGTGGTCCTGGACTACGACGCGATGCGTGGCATCGAGGACGACAAGCTGCGGCTGTTCTGA
- a CDS encoding SCO5389 family protein, protein MSLDVSPALLEQAERGEVDEADFVDCVRTSLPYAWEMISSLVAQLKVDGGQFADNQTPPPDEQARGQLLRALASDAIRGALQRHFGVRLAFQNCHRVAVFPLDASVDERLARFTSVRGQLLNQSPELRDC, encoded by the coding sequence ATGTCGCTCGACGTCTCACCGGCGCTGTTGGAACAGGCCGAGCGAGGCGAGGTCGACGAAGCCGACTTCGTCGACTGCGTCCGGACCTCCCTGCCCTACGCATGGGAGATGATCAGCTCTCTGGTGGCCCAGCTGAAGGTCGACGGCGGACAGTTCGCCGACAACCAGACGCCGCCGCCGGACGAGCAGGCACGTGGTCAGCTGCTGCGTGCGCTCGCGAGTGATGCGATACGTGGCGCACTTCAGCGGCACTTCGGAGTGCGTCTGGCATTCCAGAACTGCCACCGCGTAGCGGTGTTCCCGCTGGACGCTTCGGTCGACGAGCGTCTGGCCCGCTTCACCTCGGTGAGGGGCCAGTTGCTCAACCAGTCGCCCGAACTACGGGACTGCTGA
- a CDS encoding LLM class flavin-dependent oxidoreductase — MRVGTFVLAAQFPGQGQGEALHRAVRSAEVAEESGLDSVWLAEHHFVPYGVCPSAVTLAALLLGRTRRIRVGTAVSVLPTQHPVALGEQAALLHITSGGRFSLGVGRGGPWVDLEVFGGGLSAYEKGFPESLELLLDWLRKPRVGGTGERFGFREVAVVPRADELLADDPAGPEGPEVIVACTSPKSVRLAAAKGLPMLLGMHCGDEEKAQMVALWRTAAREAGHPPDLVESVGHVSAGVAQIADRPADAVETLVKAMPGWLKQGLDAHVTVDGRHRVMRDPVAYTELLCGMHPVGPPRLAADRLAATAERTGITRFALLVEGSGDLAATEENVQRLGTEVLPLLT; from the coding sequence ATGCGCGTGGGAACGTTCGTACTGGCAGCTCAGTTTCCGGGCCAGGGGCAGGGTGAAGCACTGCACCGGGCGGTCCGGTCCGCGGAGGTCGCGGAGGAATCCGGACTCGACTCGGTCTGGCTGGCAGAACACCATTTCGTGCCGTACGGGGTATGCCCGTCCGCCGTCACACTGGCCGCGCTGCTGCTCGGCCGCACCCGCAGAATCCGCGTCGGTACGGCGGTGAGCGTGCTGCCCACCCAGCACCCCGTGGCACTCGGCGAGCAGGCGGCACTGCTGCACATCACCAGCGGGGGCCGGTTCTCCCTGGGCGTGGGGCGGGGCGGGCCGTGGGTGGACCTGGAGGTGTTCGGCGGGGGCCTCTCCGCGTACGAGAAGGGCTTCCCGGAATCGCTGGAGCTGCTGCTCGACTGGCTGCGCAAGCCCCGGGTGGGCGGCACCGGGGAGCGGTTCGGCTTCCGCGAGGTGGCGGTCGTGCCGCGCGCCGACGAGCTGCTGGCCGACGACCCGGCGGGCCCCGAGGGCCCGGAGGTGATCGTGGCGTGCACCTCGCCGAAGAGCGTCCGGCTCGCTGCCGCGAAGGGGCTGCCCATGCTCCTCGGTATGCACTGCGGGGACGAGGAGAAGGCCCAGATGGTCGCCCTGTGGCGCACCGCCGCCCGGGAGGCCGGGCACCCTCCCGACCTCGTGGAGAGCGTCGGACATGTGTCCGCAGGAGTGGCCCAGATCGCGGACAGGCCGGCCGACGCCGTGGAGACGCTCGTGAAGGCGATGCCGGGGTGGCTCAAACAGGGGCTGGACGCCCATGTGACGGTCGACGGCAGGCACCGGGTGATGCGCGACCCCGTCGCCTATACGGAACTGTTGTGCGGCATGCATCCGGTGGGCCCGCCCCGCCTCGCGGCCGACCGCCTGGCGGCGACCGCGGAGCGGACCGGGATCACCCGCTTCGCCCTCCTGGTGGAAGGGTCGGGCGATCTCGCCGCGACCGAGGAGAACGTGCAGCGACTGGGCACCGAGGTGCTGCCGTTGCTGACGTGA
- a CDS encoding ATP/GTP-binding protein yields MSPRRNRPRGGESPAGNAFSEGQRYGGGGATESWQGEEWSVRPVSGASAAGKRYRCPGCDQEIPSGVPHLVAWPEFGGIDDRRHWHKACWNAKDRRTTRVQRSRNAPRH; encoded by the coding sequence GTGTCTCCGCGCCGCAACCGCCCCCGAGGCGGCGAAAGCCCCGCCGGTAACGCCTTCTCGGAGGGGCAGCGGTACGGCGGTGGCGGAGCGACCGAGAGCTGGCAGGGCGAGGAGTGGTCGGTGCGCCCGGTGAGCGGTGCGAGCGCGGCGGGGAAACGGTACCGCTGCCCCGGTTGCGACCAGGAGATCCCGTCCGGCGTCCCGCATCTGGTCGCCTGGCCCGAGTTCGGCGGCATCGACGACCGCAGGCACTGGCACAAGGCGTGCTGGAACGCGAAGGACCGCCGCACCACGCGGGTGCAGCGGTCCAGGAACGCCCCGCGCCACTGA
- a CDS encoding ABC transporter permease subunit yields the protein MTTPAPQAPYQPPQQAQAPQNWQGAPGGLYNSPIPVRRASLGDAIASEWTKIRSVRSTMWTLGVMIVLLLGIGLLSAIAVTASDADLGTTPVLSLGFFGVLLGSICVITLGVLTIASEYGTGMIRTTLTACPSRARVLTAKAIVFFLLSFVITTVTTALVGMLQTAMVDGTEPSGDDWLRATVGVGLYIATLGLLSLALGALIRHSAGAITIMIAVVLLPLVLAMFMFSETLADLQQALFEYSIPNQLGAFYDASVTTSGPSGWEPLWIILGVTAVAMGGAYLSLDRRDV from the coding sequence ATGACGACGCCGGCTCCCCAGGCCCCGTACCAGCCCCCGCAGCAGGCCCAGGCGCCACAGAACTGGCAGGGCGCTCCCGGCGGCCTCTACAACTCGCCGATCCCCGTGCGCCGCGCCAGCCTCGGCGACGCGATCGCCTCCGAGTGGACGAAGATCCGCTCCGTGCGCTCCACGATGTGGACGCTCGGCGTGATGATCGTGCTGCTGCTCGGCATCGGGCTGCTCTCGGCGATCGCCGTCACCGCATCCGACGCCGATCTCGGCACCACCCCGGTGCTCAGCCTCGGTTTCTTCGGGGTGCTCCTCGGGTCGATCTGCGTGATCACGCTCGGCGTGCTGACGATCGCCTCGGAGTACGGCACCGGAATGATCCGGACGACGCTGACGGCCTGCCCGAGCCGTGCGCGGGTGCTGACCGCGAAGGCGATCGTCTTCTTCCTGCTGTCCTTCGTGATCACCACGGTGACCACCGCGCTCGTCGGCATGCTCCAGACGGCCATGGTGGACGGCACGGAGCCCTCCGGCGACGACTGGCTGCGCGCCACGGTCGGTGTCGGCCTCTACATCGCGACGCTCGGACTGCTCTCGCTCGCGCTCGGCGCACTGATCCGGCACTCGGCCGGTGCGATCACGATCATGATCGCCGTGGTGCTGCTGCCGCTCGTGCTGGCGATGTTCATGTTCTCCGAGACGCTGGCCGACCTGCAGCAGGCGCTCTTCGAGTACTCGATCCCCAACCAGCTCGGCGCGTTCTACGACGCCTCGGTCACGACCTCGGGGCCGTCCGGCTGGGAGCCCCTGTGGATCATCCTGGGCGTGACCGCCGTCGCCATGGGCGGCGCGTATCTCTCCCTGGACCGCCGCGACGTCTGA
- a CDS encoding ABC transporter ATP-binding protein — translation MIEAVGLTKRYGAKTAVHNLSFQVRPGAVTGFLGPNGSGKSTTMRMMLGLDTPTAGHVTIGGHAFRSLPNAPRQVGALLDAKAVHGGRSARNHLLSLAQLSGIPAARVDEVLGVVGLQDVARKRSKGFSLGMGQRLGIAAAMLGDPQVLLFDEPVNGLDPEGILWVRNLMKMLASEGRTVFVSSHLMSEMALTADHLIVIGRGQLLADMSVTDFISANSADFARVRVPSDLPEQREKLTASLTEAGGQVMSEPDGALRVTGLQLPRISDLAHGADVRLWELSPHQASLEEAYMRMTQGAVDYRSTVDAKAALQQQAPAGYGQQPGYAQPPQQQQQPEMPQQGWYAPPPPGQNPYAAPAAPAPAAAPAQPPAPAAPPAPAAPAEPTKRETSEDSR, via the coding sequence ATGATCGAGGCAGTCGGCCTGACCAAGCGCTACGGCGCCAAGACGGCCGTGCACAACCTTTCCTTCCAGGTGCGGCCGGGGGCCGTCACCGGGTTCCTCGGTCCCAACGGGTCCGGCAAGTCCACGACCATGCGCATGATGCTCGGTCTGGACACTCCGACCGCGGGCCATGTGACGATCGGCGGCCACGCCTTCCGCAGCCTGCCGAACGCACCGCGCCAGGTGGGCGCGCTGCTCGACGCCAAGGCGGTGCACGGCGGGCGCAGCGCCAGGAACCATCTCCTCTCGCTGGCCCAGCTGTCCGGTATCCCGGCCGCGCGGGTCGACGAGGTCCTGGGTGTCGTCGGTCTCCAGGACGTGGCGCGCAAGCGGTCCAAGGGCTTCTCGCTCGGTATGGGGCAGCGGCTCGGGATCGCGGCGGCCATGCTCGGCGATCCGCAGGTGCTGCTCTTCGACGAGCCGGTCAACGGTCTCGACCCCGAGGGCATCCTCTGGGTCCGCAATCTCATGAAGATGCTGGCCTCCGAGGGACGTACGGTCTTCGTCTCCAGCCACCTGATGAGCGAGATGGCGCTGACCGCCGACCATCTGATCGTGATCGGCCGCGGCCAGCTGCTCGCCGACATGAGCGTCACGGACTTCATCTCCGCCAACTCCGCCGACTTCGCCCGGGTCCGGGTCCCCTCGGACCTCCCGGAGCAGCGCGAGAAGCTCACCGCCTCGCTCACCGAGGCGGGCGGCCAGGTCATGTCGGAGCCGGACGGGGCCCTGCGGGTCACCGGTCTCCAGCTGCCCCGGATCAGCGATCTGGCGCACGGCGCGGACGTCCGGCTGTGGGAGCTCTCGCCGCACCAGGCGTCGCTGGAGGAGGCGTACATGCGGATGACGCAGGGCGCCGTGGACTACCGCTCGACGGTGGACGCCAAGGCCGCGCTCCAGCAGCAGGCCCCGGCGGGCTACGGACAGCAGCCCGGCTACGCGCAGCCGCCGCAGCAGCAGCAGCAGCCCGAGATGCCGCAGCAGGGCTGGTACGCCCCGCCGCCGCCGGGACAGAACCCGTACGCGGCCCCGGCCGCTCCGGCGCCCGCCGCCGCCCCGGCCCAGCCCCCCGCGCCGGCCGCGCCTCCCGCTCCGGCCGCCCCCGCAGAACCGACCAAGCGCGAGACCAGCGAGGACTCCCGATGA
- a CDS encoding ABC transporter permease, whose amino-acid sequence MASVPAVLTSEWTKIRTVSSTTWTLISAFAVTVAMSAALCALMNSQFDDLSDAERATFDPTFVSFSGMILGQLAMVVFGVLVVGTEYSSGMIRTSLAAVPQRATFLFSKIAVAGVLALAVGLATSFISFFLGQALLGDHRTDLAADNVLRAVVGGGLYMGLIAIFSMGVAAMLRSSMLSLGILMPFFFLVSQILSAVPGAKSVARYFPDQAGSKIMQVVPDAMNSDPAPYGPWGGLGIMLVWVVAAVIGGYAVLKERDA is encoded by the coding sequence ATGGCATCGGTACCCGCGGTCCTGACCTCCGAGTGGACCAAGATCCGTACGGTCTCCTCGACCACCTGGACCCTCATCTCCGCGTTCGCCGTCACCGTCGCCATGAGCGCGGCACTCTGCGCACTGATGAACTCCCAGTTCGACGACCTCTCCGACGCGGAGCGGGCCACCTTCGACCCGACCTTCGTCAGCTTCTCCGGGATGATTCTCGGTCAGCTCGCGATGGTGGTCTTCGGTGTGCTGGTGGTCGGTACGGAGTACAGCTCCGGCATGATCCGTACGTCACTGGCGGCCGTGCCCCAGCGCGCCACGTTCCTCTTCAGCAAGATCGCGGTGGCGGGCGTCCTGGCCCTGGCGGTCGGCCTCGCGACGAGCTTCATCTCGTTCTTCCTCGGTCAGGCACTGCTCGGCGACCACCGCACGGACCTCGCCGCGGACAACGTGCTGCGGGCCGTCGTCGGCGGTGGCCTCTACATGGGCCTCATCGCGATCTTCTCGATGGGCGTGGCCGCGATGCTGCGCAGTTCCATGCTGTCGCTCGGCATCCTGATGCCGTTCTTCTTCCTCGTCTCGCAGATCCTGTCGGCCGTCCCGGGCGCCAAGAGCGTGGCCCGCTACTTCCCCGACCAGGCCGGATCGAAGATCATGCAGGTGGTGCCGGACGCGATGAACAGCGACCCGGCTCCGTACGGTCCCTGGGGCGGTCTCGGCATCATGCTGGTGTGGGTGGTGGCCGCGGTGATCGGCGGTTACGCCGTGCTGAAGGAGCGCGACGCGTAA
- a CDS encoding ABC transporter ATP-binding protein: protein MIELEGLTKRFGDKVAVDHLSCQVRPGMVTGFLGPNGAGKSTTMRMMLDLDNPTSGTVRIDGRHYRELEEPLKYIGALLDAKSMHGGRSAYNNLLCLAQSNRIPTSRVAEVLDMVGLSAVARKKSKGFSLGMGQRLGIASALLGNPEILMFDEPVNGLDPEGIHWIRNLMKALAAEGRTIFVSSHLMSEMALTADHLIVIGQGRLLADTSMADFIHDNSRSYVRLRSPQQERLRDVLHGEGIVAVESGNGTLEIDGATTEQLGELAALHQIVLHELSSQRASLEEAFMQMTAGSVEYHAHSEGDAALQAPPGPQWGADWDRTTSGVSNDGKGA from the coding sequence ATGATCGAGCTTGAGGGCCTCACCAAGCGATTCGGCGACAAGGTCGCCGTCGACCATCTGTCGTGCCAGGTCAGACCGGGAATGGTGACGGGTTTTCTCGGCCCCAACGGGGCGGGGAAATCGACCACGATGCGGATGATGCTCGATCTCGACAACCCCACCAGCGGCACGGTGCGCATCGACGGCAGGCACTACCGCGAGCTGGAGGAGCCGCTCAAGTACATCGGGGCGCTGCTCGACGCCAAGTCGATGCACGGTGGCCGCAGCGCGTACAACAATCTCCTCTGTCTCGCGCAGAGCAACCGCATCCCGACGAGCCGGGTCGCGGAAGTCCTCGACATGGTCGGACTCAGCGCGGTGGCGCGGAAGAAGTCGAAGGGTTTCTCGCTCGGCATGGGCCAGCGCCTGGGAATCGCTTCGGCGCTCCTCGGCAATCCCGAGATCCTGATGTTCGACGAGCCGGTCAATGGTCTGGACCCCGAGGGAATTCACTGGATCAGGAATCTGATGAAGGCCCTCGCGGCCGAGGGCCGGACGATCTTCGTCTCCTCCCATCTGATGAGTGAAATGGCACTGACCGCCGATCACTTGATCGTGATCGGCCAGGGCAGACTGCTGGCCGACACCTCAATGGCCGACTTCATCCACGACAACTCCCGCAGTTACGTACGGCTGCGCTCCCCGCAGCAGGAGCGGCTGCGCGACGTGCTGCACGGGGAGGGCATCGTCGCCGTCGAGTCGGGCAACGGCACCCTGGAGATCGACGGCGCCACCACCGAGCAGCTCGGTGAGCTCGCCGCCCTCCACCAGATCGTGCTGCACGAACTGAGCTCCCAGCGGGCCTCGCTGGAGGAGGCGTTCATGCAGATGACCGCGGGCTCCGTCGAGTACCACGCGCACTCGGAGGGCGACGCCGCGCTGCAGGCTCCCCCGGGACCGCAGTGGGGCGCGGACTGGGACCGGACGACCAGCGGCGTTTCGAATGACGGCAAGGGAGCATGA